A genomic segment from Eremothecium gossypii ATCC 10895 chromosome III, complete sequence encodes:
- the DAS1 gene encoding SCF ubiquitin ligase complex subunit DAS1 (Syntenic homolog of Saccharomyces cerevisiae YJL149W (DAS1)), which produces MPETRGSFPLEKLPDELVKEVFSHLPQSERLKLCYLNWRCHRLAMQLLYSRIYLNDSNVVKSDYVDLAINWTFLYIPSFLKEEESRAVANEKLKKLICTFQTNPDTLNLVQWVRINWDLNPVLQKSILSLLCNKSRSLQRLENVTDPNCNDIVAFGYMSRRNLTSLDMAPPNSLPERPVCSTYIPALARYLRQRISCKLSHMTLFMDPVQLFNCIYPLEYKLQIRDLKLHWRREFYPVGEFQVRRNSPLQKLSEIFDLRALKVLTIISWNESLSKRELEMLQEFEEFTNIEDLSLISVAQDTLVLMSLFNKLVNLKRLKMDFLENYVPQATKPEIFLSILISCKKLQFLDIRFEGLDSPIISMEHEKYQVLRNCPCAKCEKTHDEIINKKIFHFPDDKKFKDMDEFMAKDIFAMMRYQSLLPYSKACDSYPSVRTQPMNMDQFVQIMNESMLLYRKSRGQLKDHPLDAEELDLSEALDLLPHAPFTRQDVIDCFHTLIHHYQRTYVTLLSEFPELRFLMLNDIPTIIVEEISERIPHPVFFHEGYFSNLHGWTYRFKWRNNDDNKDVMTVNRQITLC; this is translated from the coding sequence ATGCCTGAAACGAGGGGATCGTTTCCACTCGAGAAACTACCAGATGAGCTAGTGAAGGAGGTGTTCTCGCACCTGCCACAGAGCGAGCGGCTCAAATTGTGCTATTTGAATTGGCGGTGCCACAGGCTGGCCATGCAGTTGCTATACAGTCGAATATACCTAAACGATTCTAATGTGGTGAAAAGTGATTATGTTGATTTGGCAATCAACTGGACGTTTCTATACATACCATCGTTTctgaaggaggaggagtcGCGGGCCGTGGCCAACGAGAAGCTGAAGAAGTTGATCTGCACGTTCCAGACGAACCCGGACACACTGAATCTGGTGCAATGGGTGCGCATCAATTGGGATTTGAATCCGGTGCTGCAGAAATCCATTCTGTCCCTACTTTGCAATAAGTCGCGCTCTCTACAGCGCCTCGAAAACGTCACGGACCCGAACTGCAACGACATAGTGGCCTTCGGCTATATGTCGAGGCGTAATCTGACCAGCTTAGACATGGCGCCTCCAAATTCTCTCCCCGAGCGTCCTGTGTGCTCCACATATATACCAGCCCTGGCGCGGTACCTGCGTCAGCGCATTTCCTGCAAACTATCGCACATGACGCTTTTTATGGATCCAGTACAGCTGTTCAACTGTATATACCCGCTGGAATACAAGTTGCAAATTCGAGATTTGAAGTTGCACTGGCGGAGAGAATTCTACCCGGTGGGTGAGTTTCAGGTCAGGCGCAATTCGCCATTACAGAAGTTATCCGAAATATTCGACTTGCGCGCGCTGAAGGTGCTGACGATCATATCTTGGAACGAGTCACTTTCCAAAAGGGAGCTTGAGATGTTGCAAGAATTTGAGGAATTCACCAACATTGAGGATCTATCATTGATATCGGTTGCCCAGGACACCTTAGTGCTCATGAGCTTGTTCAATAAGCTCGTGAACCTTAAACGCCTAAAGATGGACTTTTTGGAGAATTATGTGCCACAAGCCACGAAGCCGGAAATTTTCTTATCCATCTTGATCAGCTGCAAGAAATTGCAGTTCCTCGATATCCGATTTGAGGGCCTAGATTCTCCCATTATTTCCATGGAACATGAGAAATATCAAGTTTTGCGTAATTGTCCGTGTGCCAAGTGCGAGAAAACACATGATGAAATTATTAATAAAAAGATATTCCATTTCCCAGACGATAAAAAATTCAAAGATATGGATGAGTTTATGGCAAAAGACATTTTTGCCATGATGAGATATCAATCCCTACTCCCATATTCAAAGGCATGTGACTCCTACCCAAGTGTTCGAACCCAACCCATGAATATGGACCAGTTTGTCCAAATCATGAATGAGAGCATGCTGCTATATCGGAAGTCCAGGGGGCAATTAAAGGATCACCCCTTGGATGCAGAAGAACTAGATCTATCCGAGGCTCTGGACCTGCTTCCACACGCTCCTTTCACCAGGCAAGATGTGATTGACTGTTTCCATACTCTAATACATCATTACCAGCGGACCTACGTTACCTTACTATCGGAATTCCCGGAGTTGAGATTCTTAATGCTGAATGATATTCCGACAATTATAGTTGAGGAGATCTCCGAGCGAATTCCCCATCCGGTGTTTTTCCACGAGGGCTATTTTTCAAATCTGCACGGCTGGACCTATAGATTTAAATGGCGTAACAATGACGATAACAAGGATGTCATGACAGTAAACAGGCAAATAACGCTTTGCTGA
- the OAF3 gene encoding Oaf3p (Syntenic homolog of Saccharomyces cerevisiae YKR064W (OAF3)), with translation MMPLKKRQRQTLVCSNCKRRKSRCDRGKPACGNCIRLGNRETCHYFISPSEKGGDGGDSPGESAGSNGALERWQFVRAHSCGRVDLTAGRTVVFGKRSAVYVAGVLSTDAVRYRDLYLELLSVFSHAAIKKTVSQLHAQAQVGAQEASLPNSVKRVIRMEDEGMLQESSPYILAKHKKVHQSLVDGFAQSRYEGRQQFADVEEAAKQHLVERYIFLQKVLPAFKKHVLPLIPIYDERMLCVTVEQLYDDYQKRGKFSAKNGDLITVATILLITRLVYLAIRFDKCSVVNVKYNRILELDTEPYAALAYELLPRDKLLRKVTLPQLQCLILLRFHNWCSPMDGDGESLQYSNVLMGTIYACCKEIGASWLSFKEPDKYDFAKARGSNSRFTMAFAEMEPGEVDSANESVVKLYQQIWAVVLHWDRNVSMLTGLEPIIGTSMKPAAMSSYNNWYADMISLDYLKWQLLTRINEDPSEVNLEEVKPIISEIRQRLGQFTSESELAFEQELILQLVELSILHAAFIGPTSNVSAAEHRKNYQELLERIIHLSGIFITYFHDPPTTNHQYGRFYTNKIVEVAMYRVYQILTGLILRISSACQDQSLKPTLMKFYKNLCSLYFNELGYDYYQVFKRLFEAKVKYKILEQTANPVFIMLRYLFAEIQSGNMESMKSQELIGLIYGEYKKMGGELNLDMMDLWNHIVPTQCDHNIGLNSLFTTEIFPTDQYSDYNLFVSFYDYASNKLTEDTNQAAEKSIAHNPSTSIHDLCKGGASPHFDLLEGILDPLDFMTYLDSIPGET, from the coding sequence ATGATGCCATTAAAGAAACGGCAGCGGCAGACGCTTGTCTGTTCGAACTGCAAGCGCCGGAAGTCTCGATGCGACAGAGGGAAGCCTGCATGCGGAAATTGCATACGATTGGGCAACCGGGAGACTTGCCACTACTTTATTTCGCCCTCTGAGAAaggcggcgacggcgggGACTCGCCGGGAGAGTCTGCGGGCAGTAATGGGGCGCTGGAGCGGTGGCAGTTCGTGCGCGCGCACAGCTGCGGGCGGGTGGACTTGACTGCCGGGCGCACGGTGGTGTTTGGCAAGCGCAGCGCGGTATACGTTGCGGGGGTGCTGAGCACGGACGCCGTACGATACCGCGACCTGTACTTGGAGCTACTGAGTGTGTTTTCGCACGCGGCCATCAAGAAGACGGTGAGTCAGCTGCATGCACAGGCGCAGGTAGGCGCGCAGGAGGCTTCGCTACCCAACTCGGTGAAACGTGTGATTCGGATGGAGGACGAGGGGATGCTGCAGGAGTCGTCGCCGTACATCCTGGCGAAGCACAAGAAGGTGCACCAGTCGCTGGTGGATGGGTTTGCGCAGAGCCGGTACGAGGGTCGGCAGCAGTTTGCGGATGTGGAAGAGGCAGCGAAGCAGCACCTGGTGGAAAGGTACATATTCCTGCAGAAGGTGTTACCGGCGTTTAAGAAGCATGTGCTGCCGCTGATACCGATATATGACGAGCGGATGTTGTGCGTGACGGTGGAGCAGCTATACGATGACTATCAAAAGCGCGGCAAGTTCTCTGCCAAGAACGGCGATCTTATCACGGTCGCGACAATCTTGCTGATCACGCGCCTAGTGTACCTCGCGATCCGGTTTGACAAATGCTCGGTGGTGAATGTCAAGTATAACAGAATTTTGGAGCTTGACACGGAGCCGTATGCTGCACTCGCATACGAACTACTTCCCCGGGATAAACTGCTCCGGAAGGTGACACTGCCGCAGCTCCAATGTCTCATATTGCTGCGGTTCCATAATTGGTGTTCCCCGATGGACGGCGACGGAGAGTCGTTGCAATATAGCAATGTCCTAATGGGTACGATTTATGCCTGTTGCAAGGAGATTGGCGCGAGCTGGCTCAGCTTCAAGGAGCCCGACAAGTATGATTTTGCCAAGGCTCGTGGTAGTAACTCTCGCTTCACCATGGCCTTTGCGGAAATGGAACCCGGAGAAGTCGACTCCGCGAATGAAAGTGTTGTGAAGCTTTACCAGCAGATCTGGGCGGTTGTTTTGCACTGGGACCGGAACGTAAGCATGCTCACCGGTCTGGAGCCGATAATTGGCACTTCAATGAAACCGGCGGCTATGTCCTCTTACAATAACTGGTACGCGGACATGATATCATTGGACTATCTAAAATGGCAATTGCTTACGCGAATAAATGAAGACCCATCAGAGGTGAACTTGGAAGAAGTGAAGCCGATCATCAGCGAAATACGGCAGCGTTTGGGGCAATTCACCTCCGAGTCTGAACTAGCTTTTGAACAGGAGTTGATCCTCCAGCTTGTTGAACTCTCTATCCTACACGCGGCTTTCATCGGGCCTACATCCAATGTATCCGCTGCCGAGCACAGAAAGAATTACCAGGAGTTATTGGAGAGGATCATTCACCTATCTGGAATCTTTATCACGTATTTTCATGACCCGCCGACGACCAACCACCAATACGGCCGCTTTTACACGAATAAGATCGTAGAAGTGGCGATGTACAGGGTATACCAAATACTAACGGGCCTAATATTGCGCATATCAAGTGCTTGCCAGGACCAATCGCTTAAGCCAACACTTATGAAGTTTTACAAAAATCTATGCTCACTATACTTTAATGAACTAGGCTACGATTACTACCAGGTATTCAAAAGATTATTTGAGGCAAAGGTCAAGTACAAGATACTGGAGCAGACTGCAAACCCAGTATTCATAATGCTACGCTACTTATTTGCTGAGATTCAGAGCGGCAATATGGAAAGTATGAAGAGCCAAGAGTTAATCGGGTTGATTTATGGGGAATATAAGAAAATGGGAGGGGAACTAAATCTTGACATGATGGACCTCTGGAACCACATAGTTCCCACACAATGTGACCACAATATTGGTCTCAACAGCTTATTCACGACTGAGATCTTTCCAACAGACCAGTATAGTGATTATAATCTTTTCGTTTCATTTTACGACTATGCCTCCAATAAGCTCACCGAGGATACAAACCAAGCAGCGGAAAAATCGATTGCGCATAATCCATCTACTTCCATACACGATTTGTGTAAAGGTGGAGCATCGCCACATTTTGACTTACTAGAAGGCATACTTGACCCTCTTGACTTTATGACATACCTGGATAGTATTCCCGGTGAAACCTAA
- the LAS1 gene encoding rRNA-processing protein LAS1 (Syntenic homolog of Saccharomyces cerevisiae YKR063C (LAS1)), with product MRVVPWQSEQEVQELKRWFYPAKFGDGDDKRSRAMQRVKAYWTRGSYVPHVIDSTSQLVGCQVFDREGAPEEIVKLSYSMALIRYVNGMLDPTQQSQFAIPLHTLAELLGLPSWFVELRHAGTHERELPSVEMLRLACARALEWLWENYWDSDERNEESEEEDGEGEEECKCGNHAVHMQQLQQQLESYAQFKDGFKEYRYMWEEGAAVATSAFGDETDSGKEFVRKWLADYRDVWRSLRGCPGAFVEALLTHYDSTLLELSLTRLEWLDLEVCRWLLQSYRSCLEPYEEAPLLRRRTKNSKHLLRFTKRVLAWINLKRAMHYWDRWHPIFLVEQSFLTRFMIETLQPRITEALNDKKFRKKLYTSDINSQLDEVLDALSKKGISAAELSVFDADEHSPASEDAAHEPLSPKHPADEVSGLLQDLESVKLRLKRQKTSAPRGWTPYPAWQPKPFGCL from the coding sequence ATGAGAGTGGTACCTTGGCAGTCGGAACAGGAAGTGCAAGAGCTGAAGCGGTGGTTTTATCCTGCAAAGTTCGGCGATGGCGATGATAAGCGTTCACGGGCGATGCAAAGGGTCAAGGCTTACTGGACTCGCGGATCGTACGTGCCGCATGTGATAGACTCAACATCGCAACTGGTCGGTTGCCAGGTGTTTGATCGGGAAGGGGCACCCGAGGAAATAGTGAAGCTGAGCTACAGTATGGCGCTGATCAGGTATGTGAACGGAATGCTGGACCCGACCCAGCAGTCGCAGTTTGCGATCCCCCTGCACACGCtggcggagctgctgggccTGCCGAGCTGGTTCGTGGAGCTGCGGCATGCAGGGACGCACGAGCGTGAGCTGCCGAGCGTGGAGATGCTGCGGTTGGCGTGCGCGCGGGCGCTCGAGTGGCTCTGGGAGAACTACTGGGACAGCGACGAGAGAAACGAGGAgagcgaggaggaggacggcGAGGGCGAGGAGGAGTGCAAGTGCGGGAACCACGCGGTGCAcatgcagcagctgcagcagcagctggagaGCTACGCGCAGTTCAAGGACGGCTTCAAGGAGTACCGGTACATGTGGGAGGAGGGCGCCGCGGTGGCGACTTCTGCGTTCGGGGACGAGACCGACAGCGGGAAGGAGTTCGTGCGCAAGTGGCTGGCGGACTACCGGGATGTGTGGCGGTCGCTGCGCGGGTGCCCAGGCGCGTTCGTGGAGGCACTCCTGACACACTACGACAGcacgctgctggagctgaGTCTGACGAGGCTAGAGTGGTTGGACCTGGAAGTGTGCCGCTGGCTGCTGCAGTCGTACCGCTCCTGCCTCGAGCCGTACGAAGAAGCGCCGCTACTGCGTCGGCGCACCAAGAATTCCAAGCATCTGCTCAGGTTCACCAAGCGCGTGCTCGCGTGGATCAACCTGAAACGGGCAATGCACTACTGGGACCGGTGGCATCCCATCTTCCTGGTGGAGCAGAGCTTCCTGACCAGGTTCATGATCGAGACGCTACAACCAAGGATCACGGAGGCCCTGAATGATAAAAAGTTTCGCAAAAAGCTCTACACTAGCGACATCAACTCGCAGCTCGACGAGGTCCTTGACGCCCTCTCCAAGAAGGGCATCTCCGCAGCCGAGCTAAGTGTCTTTGACGCAGATGAGCACAGCCCCGCGTCCGAGGACGCTGCGCACGAGCCCCTCTCCCCGAAGCATCCAGCTGACGAGGTGAGCGGCCTGCTGCAAGATCTCGAGTCGGTCAAGTTGCGCCTCAAAAGGCAAAAGACGTCCGCTCCCAGGGGTTGGACGCCGTACCCGGCCTGGCAGCCCAAACCGTTCGGGTGTTTATAG
- the RPA34 gene encoding DNA-directed RNA polymerase I subunit RPA34 (Syntenic homolog of Saccharomyces cerevisiae YJL148W (RPA34)): MVSMSNEYVSDSSDSEREVEERFEVPAGFKQCKHLKDFKKPKGSKQELWLMKLPSSVDIGKLKKIPVDFAGDAPASFSVDGKKYVVREDLSQEDGPGGSAKASRFAVLAPRSKDVLKADAKLQIAKFFNVSESVEIPAIDYDRVRQPRKDVTKVTGLKTRHFATGYDAEDFADAAAAEPPKKKHRKSDDKKEKKEKKDKEKKKEKKEKRKHKD; this comes from the coding sequence ATGGTCAGCATGTCGAACGAGTACGTGAGCGACAGCTCCGATAGCGAGCGCGAGGTGGAAGAGCGGTTCGAGGTGCCTGCCGGGTTCAAGCAGTGCAAGCACCTGAAGGACTTCAAGAAGCCCAAGGGCAGCAAGCAGGAGCTGTGGCTGATGAAGCTCCCCAGCTCTGTGGACATAGGGAAGCTGAAAAAGATTCCGGTGGACTTTGCCGGGGACGCGCCAGCCAGCTTCTCGGTGGATGGCAAGAAGTACGTTGTCAGGGAGGACCTGTCCCAGGAGGACGGGCCGGGCGGCAGTGCCAAGGCAAGTCGGTTTGCCGTGTTGGCCCCGCGCAGCAAGGACGTGCTGAAGGCGGACGCAAAGCTACAGATCGCCAAGTTCTTTAACGTAAGCGAAAGCGTGGAGATCCCGGCCATCGACTACGATCGCGTGCGGCAGCCCAGGAAGGATGTCACCAAGGTGACCGGCCTGAAGACGCGCCACTTTGCGACTGGCTACGATGCGGAGGACTTCGCCgacgccgcagcagcagagccgccgaagaagaagcaCAGAAAGTCCGACGACAAaaaggagaagaaggagaagaaggacaaggaaaagaagaaggaaaagaaggagaagagAAAGCACAAGGACTAG
- the TFA2 gene encoding transcription factor TFIIE subunit TFA2 (Syntenic homolog of Saccharomyces cerevisiae YKR062W (TFA2)), which produces MSNDLLANLNAFKSKIKTAPVITTRRKVVAHQDSGSHSGGARQSKAMKRETPRDGGDQGAGQPSAAKKMKLGTASPQKAAVPSRSENGALDSTHLSTKMLIATEYIQERAEPVPIDQIESYLSLPKDNSVIPMLKGLAKFKFDPKKNTLQYVSIYDVHSAEELLKLTRTQVTFKGISCKELKDGWPQCFEVIDELEKKNRILVSRTKKDNSPRFVWYNFGGPLGEIDEDFVKMWENCKLPQRSELPRKLQDLGLKPASVDPATIKKQGSTRVEAKKRKQRKGKITNTHMAGILKDYSDRV; this is translated from the coding sequence ATGAGTAACGATTTACTGGCCAACCTGAATGCATTCAAGAGCAAGATAAAGACAGCGCCGGTGATCACGACAAGGAGGAAGGTTGTGGCACACCAGGACTCGGGCTCGCACAGCGGTGGGGCGAGGCAGTCGAAGGCCATGAAGCGCGAGACGCCGCGGGATGGGGGCGATCAGGGCGCGGGGCAGCCGTCGGCGGCGAAGAAGATGAAGTTGGGGACGGCCTCGCCGCAGAAGGCGGCGGTACCCAGCCGCTCCGAAAACGGAGCTCTAGACTCCACCCACTTGTCGACAAAGATGCTTATAGCGACGGAGTACATTCAGGAGCGTGCGGAGCCCGTACCGATAGACCAGATTGAGTCGTACTTGTCGTTGCCGAAGGACAACAGCGTCATTCCGATGCTCAAGGGTCTTGCCAAGTTCAAGTTCGATCCCAAGAAAAACACGCTACAGTACGTCTCCATCTATGATGTGCATTCTGCCGAGGAGCTCTTGAAGCTGACGCGCACGCAGGTGACTTTCAAGGGCATCTCATGCAAGGAACTCAAGGACGGGTGGCCGCAGTGCTTCGAGGTCATCGATGAGTTGGAGAAGAAAAACCGCATACTAGTGTCGCGCACCAAGAAAGACAACTCGCCGCGATTTGTGTGGTACAACTTCGGCGGCCCGCTCGGAGAGATCGACGAGGATTTCGTCAAGATGTGGGAGAACTGTAAGTTGCCGCAGCGGTCGGAACTCCCCCGGAAGCTTCAGGATTTGGGGCTCAAACCTGCCAGTGTGGATCCTGCCACCATCAAGAAACAGGGCAGCACACGCGTGGAGGCCAAGAAACGCAAACAGAGAAAGGGAAAGATTACCAACACACACATGGCTGGTATTTTGAAGGATTACTCGGACAGGGTGTAA
- the SMT1 gene encoding Smt1p (Syntenic homolog of Saccharomyces cerevisiae YJL147C), translating to MRRSFSILQTLGSKSRGHGAELSKELRTTLRYLGREPSLLSSLLSRERVEEEHVVELLNRGLPDAKSGQERVGEHYAQLLGRLGRAVEQHEARGTLAEQVRTCGTDGAALVALLEHAVADGAGPREMAQVVLSAHFGAAQARAAVGAVGRCATHGADLALLLCYRARERVWYEQWRGRWLAGYGELHSLSQKMLWRTMVALEDMAAVNAGLESLGALCDARQVVMVHQVLHAHAHLLTPALLEVSLARNQLLFCKAMRLLAGHASARSTRWAAALVRASISHKLAVDMTAPGAVSVQQYAFASAMHDVLAAVADGSPDSHLRDGAGALLRELHRADGEKPQPVLNFLS from the coding sequence ATGAGACGCTCGTTTAGCATACTCCAGACGCTTGGATCCAAGTCACGGGGCCACGGGGCGGAGCTGAGCAAGGAGCTGCGGACGACGCTGCGGTACCTGGGGCGGGAGCCGTCGCTGCTGTCGTCGCTGCTGTCTCGGGAGCgcgtagaggaagagcacgtggtggagctgctgaacCGGGGGCTGCCGGACGCCAAGAGCGGCCAGGAGCGGGTGGGGGAGCACTacgcgcagctgctgggcCGGCTGGGGCGGGCGGTGGAGCAGCACGAGGCGCGCGGGACGCTAGCGGAGCAGGTTCGGACGTGCGGGACAGACGGGGCCGCGCTGgtggcgctgctggagcacGCCGTGGCGGACGGGGCGGGGCCGCGGGAGATGGCGCAGGTGGTTCTGAGTGCGCACTTTGGGGCGGCGCAGGCACGCGCGGCGGTGGGCGCGGTGGGGCGGTGCGCGACGCACGGCGCGGACCTGGCACTGCTGCTGTGCTACCGGGCGCGGGAACGCGTGTGGTACGAGCAGTGGCGCGGCCGCTGGCTGGCGGGCTACGGCGAGTTGCACAGCCTGTCGCAGAAGATGCTGTGGCGGACGATGGTGGCCCTTGAGGACATGGCGGCGGTGAACGCGGGCCTTGAGAGCTTGGGCGCGCTGTGCGACGCGCGCCAGGTGGTCATGGTGCACCAAGTGTTGCATGCGCACGCACATCTGCTGACGCCCGCCCTGCTGGAGGTCTCGCTGGCGCGCAACCAGCTGCTGTTTTGCAAGGCCATGCGCCTGTTAGCCGGCCATgcgagcgcgcgctcgACCCGCTGGGCGGCCGCACTCGTTCGCGCCAGCATCTCCCACAAGCTTGCGGTCGACATGACCGCGCCTGGAGCGGTGTCCGTGCAGCAGTACGCGTTCGCTAGCGCCATGCACGACGTGCTGGCTGCTGTCGCTGACGGTTCGCCCGACAGTCACCTGCGGgacggcgccggcgccctGTTGCGCGAGTTGCACCGCGCGGACGGTGAGAAACCGCAGCCCGTGCTAAACTTCCTCAGCTAG